A region of the Bradysia coprophila strain Holo2 unplaced genomic scaffold, BU_Bcop_v1 contig_232, whole genome shotgun sequence genome:
TTAAAGTACTCTGTTTGGTATTTCCTTAACGCTCACATTCTGTATGACACATTGAAATCTAATACTTCGACTATAATACAAATTAAGTCGATACCATTTTACGAggtaacaaaaaaatagagaaagaatagaatcaaaaaaatgtttccgaGATAGTTTTGTTGGCTGTATCCATAGattataacaacaaaaaaatattacgaaACATTCCTAAGTCATCACAAAGCCATTCTTAATCGGTGACTCAAACCATTCGACTTAGccaatattaaaatatttctaaaaacgtttttgcagATGGCAAGCGACGATCACAAAAGCTTTCAACAGTCGATGCAAAGAAACGGACACCAAAGAcacataaaatcgaaaaacgaaatgaacgGGAACGGTTTCGTGTGCAAGCGGTAAATGATGCTTTCTGTCGACTTCGACGTTTAATACCAACAATAGCTGCTCGACGAAAACGTGTTTCTAAAGTCAAGACACTAAAGAAAGCTGTACAGTATATAATACAGTTGCAGGCGATTTTGCAATCGTCATATGCTTGATGGTTGAATgaattaatttctattttacaagTGTACTTACTAGTCAACGTGAAGtaatgtgtgtgtatgtacaagaattattgaataaaatgatCTGATTTTATGGAGCTTTTCATTTCGGAAATTCCTGATCGCATATGGTATGTTAATTAAATACacgttcaattcaatttgtgtgtcTAAATACTTATCGCCTAATTTGGGGCTACAGTTAGGTCTACATCTCTATCATATAGCTCTGTTtgttaattataattatttgGGGATGTATTCATCACGTTTATCAAAATTAAGTTTTGCTCTTGTTCTTTGAAGAGAACCTTTCTATTGAAACAGTAGCCAACGATTCGTTTTACGGAAACATAGGCCTAAAAATATCTCTTTCTCttaaaaaaatagtaaaaccttttagataaaaaaaaccgtaGGCTTTCAATATTCTTTGGATAGGATAgctaaaaatcaatgaaaacaaCTGTTTGACTGGATCCTATCGAGCGAATCTATGCTGAactatttgaattgaaaattagtGCCTCTTTTTCACTATCACTGTAGCCGCTATTGATTGCATTTGAATTTGTGCTATTTTT
Encoded here:
- the LOC119075678 gene encoding helix-loop-helix protein 1-like; protein product: MENSDTVYIKFNDPRNMYSDLRTFSSINGLRGVVYNHGGILFKDGKRRSQKLSTVDAKKRTPKTHKIEKRNERERFRVQAVNDAFCRLRRLIPTIAARRKRVSKVKTLKKAVQYIIQLQAILQSSYA